A section of the Oryzias latipes chromosome 10, ASM223467v1 genome encodes:
- the LOC101174272 gene encoding neuropeptide Y receptor type 2 isoform X1, producing MSPPDTSNSSGEGEAGEGNFQLNDSMGLHQPGFHTDITKHLGVQITLITAYSLIILLGLLGNSLVIYMIIRYRNMRTVTNFFIANLALADLLVNTLCLPFTLVYTLLDEWKFGAVLCHMVPFAQALSVHVSILTLTVIALERYRCIVFHLGRRLTWHSSLLIMAFTWTVSAVLAAPLAIFREYRQEEIPSINLRIAVCSEKWPHGTSRDGVIYSLFMLLLQYIIPLAVISYAYICIWVKLKNHISPSSRNDNINRRKKTTKMLALVVVVFATCWLPFHVFQLASDLDLVLRFEEYKFIYTVFHVVAMCSTFANPLLYGWMNKNYRNGFLMVFRCEDKPESFHPEGSFRTRSVRGPALNSRNGVPPPTAV from the coding sequence ATGAGTCCACCAGACACGTCCAACAGCTCCGGAGAGGGGGAGGCAGGTGAAGGCAATTTTCAGCTGAATGATAGCATGGGTTTACACCAACCTGGTTTCCACACTGACATCACTAAACATCTGGGAGTTCAGATCACCCTGATCACAGCGTACTCCCTGATCATCCTCCTGGGACTTCTGGGTAATTCGCTCGTCATTTACATGATCATTCGCTACAGGAACATGCGCACCGTCACCAACTTCTTCATAGCCAATCTTGCCCTGGCAGACCTTCTGGTGAACACTCTCTGCCTGCCCTTCACTCTGGTGTACACTCTGTTGGACGAGTGGAAGTTCGGGGCGGTCCTATGCCACATGGTGCCCTTTGCTCAGGCCCTGAGCGTGCACGTGTCCATTCTGACCCTCACAGTCATCGCTCTGGAGCGCTACCGCTGCATCGTCTTCCACCTGGGCCGCCGTCTAACCTGGCACTCCAGCCTCCTCATCATGGCCTTTACCTGGACCGTGTCTGCCGTTCTGGCTGCACCGCTGGCCATTTTTAGAGAGTACCGCCAAGAAGAGATCCCCTCCATCAATCTGCGCATTGCTGTCTGTTCTGAGAAGTGGCCCCATGGGACCAGCAGGGATGGCGTCATCTACAGCCTCTTCATGCTCCTTCTGCAATACATCATACCTTTAGCTGTCATCAGTTATGCTTACATATGCATCTGGGTCAAACTGAAGAACCACATCAGTCCATCCAGCCGGAATGACAACATCAACCGGCGCAAAAAGACCACAAAGATGTTAGCGCTGGTTGTGGTGGTCTTTGCCACCTGCTGGCTGCCTTTTCACGTGTTCCAGCTAGCCAGTGATCTGGACCTGGTGCTCCGGTTTGAGGAGTATAAATTCATATACACCGTGTTCCACGTTGTGGCCATGTGCTCAACTTTTGCCAACCCGCTCCTGTATGGGTGGATGAATAAAAACTACAGGAATGGGTTCCTCATGGTGTTCCGTTGCGAGGACAAACCGGAATCCTTCCACCCAGAGGGATCATTTAGGACGCGCTCCGTTAGAGGACCGGCTTTAAACAGTCGTAATGGAGTACCCCCTCCCACTGCTGTATGA